From Thermomonas sp. XSG, one genomic window encodes:
- a CDS encoding alpha/beta fold hydrolase: MLPSAFNPPAWLRNPHLQSVVAASPLRAARARRRLREVPARHDPLVLDVGGGVRLQGVASLPEDRAPRALALLLHGWEGSADSSYMQLTAARLLRDGFAVFRLDFRDHGDSHHLNEGLFHSNRLDEVIGAARAVSGRWPTLPLVAAGYSLGGNFALRLGLHAPAAGLPLRRVAAVCPLLDPARTMDAMEAGPAFYMRHFEHKWRQSLARKRALFPQAHAFGDDVLRLPMRALTAWMVAHNTGFPHLDAYFDGYSVASDRLQALPVPVDVLMAEDDPVIPADEFHRIAGYPNVTLELAPHGGHCGFIEAMTLDGYAERWVAAKLAAAVGAGT; encoded by the coding sequence CTGCTGCCTTCCGCCTTCAACCCGCCGGCGTGGCTGCGCAACCCGCACCTGCAGTCGGTGGTCGCCGCCAGCCCGCTGCGGGCCGCGCGGGCGCGCAGGCGCCTGCGCGAGGTGCCGGCGCGCCACGACCCGCTGGTCCTCGATGTCGGCGGCGGCGTGCGCCTGCAGGGCGTCGCCAGCCTGCCCGAAGACAGGGCGCCACGCGCGCTAGCGCTGCTGCTGCACGGCTGGGAAGGCAGCGCCGATTCCAGCTACATGCAGCTGACCGCGGCGCGCCTGCTGCGCGACGGCTTCGCGGTGTTCCGGCTGGATTTCCGTGACCATGGCGACAGCCACCATCTCAACGAGGGCCTGTTCCACTCCAATCGCTTGGATGAGGTGATCGGTGCGGCGCGCGCCGTGTCCGGGCGCTGGCCAACGCTGCCGCTGGTCGCCGCGGGCTATTCGCTGGGCGGCAACTTCGCGCTGCGGCTGGGCCTGCACGCGCCCGCGGCCGGCCTGCCGCTGCGCCGGGTGGCGGCCGTCTGCCCGCTGCTGGACCCGGCGCGGACCATGGATGCGATGGAGGCGGGGCCGGCGTTCTACATGCGCCATTTCGAGCACAAGTGGCGGCAGTCGCTGGCGCGCAAGCGCGCGCTGTTCCCGCAGGCGCATGCCTTCGGCGATGACGTGCTGCGCCTGCCCATGCGCGCGCTGACCGCGTGGATGGTGGCGCACAACACCGGCTTCCCGCACCTGGACGCCTATTTCGACGGTTATTCCGTTGCCAGCGACCGCCTGCAGGCGCTGCCGGTGCCGGTCGACGTGCTGATGGCCGAGGACGACCCGGTAATCCCGGCCGACGAGTTCCACCGCATCGCCGGCTATCCCAACGTGACCCTGGAGCTGGCGCCGCATGGCGGCCACTGCGGCTTCATCGAGGCGATGACGCTGGACGGTTACGCCGAGCGCTGGGTGGCGGCGAAGCTGGCGGCCGCGGTGGGTGCGGGGACCTAG